Below is a genomic region from Enterobacter hormaechei subsp. xiangfangensis.
AAGTAGCGCCCAGCTGGCAGCAAACATCGTATGCCCGGAAGGAAACGCAAAGCCGGTCTCTTTTTGCCAGTGTTTGCGTAAAAAGGTCGGGATATCCTGCTGTTCCGCAAGTTGCTCCTTTACCAGCGCACCGCGATCTTTACGCTTTAAATTGTAGAACTCATCCACCGGAACATGGTGCGTTTTTTCCAGCCAGACGACGAAAGGACGGGGTTCCTGCACGCGATCTTTCACCCACGACTTCACCCCCTGCCCGATGAGTATGGCCCCGCCGAGAATGGCAAACAGTACCAGCGCCGCACGAAGGCGAAAGCGCAGGCACCACAGGAACCAGCCACAGAGCAGCACGTGTGTAATAATCCCCCACGGCTGGGTGACCGTCTCGGTTATCCAGTATAGGGCTTTCAGCCACGTCTCGTTTTGTCCGGGCTGCCACATCCAGCCGGAGAACCAAACGACCAGGGGTATAACGAGCAATACGGCGGCACCTGCGGCCGTTCGTCTGGCAATCGAAAGCATGTCCTCTCCTTTTTCACTAAGCACCACAATCATAACTGAATTTCTTCATTCAGGTGGATATGTCGGATTGTGCGTTTAACGTTTGTAAAGCGTGGTGGTGATTAGGTGAAGTTGCCGGGCTTGTGGCAAAATAGTCCAATACAGAAAGCATAATGGGGCAAAGGCACGAAACGTGTCAGCCTGGTCTGGAGAATCACATGCAGCTTAAACGTGTGGCAGAAGCCAAACTGCCAACCCCATGGGGCGATTTCCTGATGGTGGGTTTTGAAGAACTGGCAACCGGGCAAGATCACGTCGCCCTGGTATTCGGCGACATTTCGGGGCAAACGCCGGTGCTGTCCCGCGTTCATTCAGAGTGTCTGACCGGTGACGCGCTGTTCAGCCTGCGGTGCGACTGCGGTTTCCAGCTTGAAGCCGCCCTTTCTCATATCGCAGAGGAAGGACGTGGCGTTCTGCTGTATCACCGTCAGGAAGGACGCAATATTGG
It encodes:
- the pgpB gene encoding phosphatidylglycerophosphatase B, which encodes MLSIARRTAAGAAVLLVIPLVVWFSGWMWQPGQNETWLKALYWITETVTQPWGIITHVLLCGWFLWCLRFRLRAALVLFAILGGAILIGQGVKSWVKDRVQEPRPFVVWLEKTHHVPVDEFYNLKRKDRGALVKEQLAEQQDIPTFLRKHWQKETGFAFPSGHTMFAASWALLGVGLLWPRRRILTIAILLVWATGVMGSRMLLGMHWPRDLVVATLISWVLVTLATWLAQRFCGPLTPPPEEKEEIAERESGGT